A single window of Streptomyces sudanensis DNA harbors:
- a CDS encoding DMT family transporter — MLALSVCLALLAAVGNAAASVLQRRAAADAGAAGAAGGWWPGLVRRRVWVWGAALLGVSGLLQALALATGPLAVVQPVMSTELLFTLVLGGLVFRRRPDRRAWWAFGAMAAGLAAFLALAEPSGGRATVPAADWLRAGLVVGAVAAGLVAVAPRLPSAPRAAVLGTATAMGFSGTAALLKDALGRAQEGPAAVFGGWQVYAAVAVGLASFLLLQVTFRAGTLAASQPALTLGDALLSVVL, encoded by the coding sequence ATGCTGGCCCTGTCGGTCTGCCTGGCGCTGCTGGCGGCGGTGGGCAACGCCGCGGCCTCGGTGCTGCAGCGGCGTGCCGCGGCCGACGCGGGCGCGGCGGGTGCGGCCGGCGGGTGGTGGCCGGGCCTGGTGCGGCGGCGGGTGTGGGTGTGGGGTGCGGCGCTGTTGGGCGTGTCGGGGCTGCTGCAGGCGCTGGCGCTGGCGACGGGGCCGCTGGCGGTCGTGCAGCCGGTGATGAGTACGGAACTGCTGTTCACGCTGGTCCTGGGCGGGCTGGTGTTCCGGCGGCGCCCCGACCGGCGCGCGTGGTGGGCGTTCGGGGCGATGGCGGCCGGGCTGGCCGCGTTCCTGGCCCTGGCGGAGCCGTCGGGCGGGCGGGCGACCGTGCCGGCGGCGGACTGGCTGCGGGCGGGGCTGGTGGTCGGGGCGGTCGCGGCGGGGCTGGTGGCCGTGGCGCCGCGGCTGCCGTCGGCGCCGCGGGCGGCGGTGCTGGGGACGGCGACGGCGATGGGGTTCTCCGGGACGGCGGCGCTGCTGAAGGACGCGCTGGGCCGGGCGCAGGAGGGGCCGGCCGCGGTGTTCGGGGGGTGGCAGGTGTACGCGGCGGTGGCGGTGGGGCTGGCGAGTTTCCTGCTGCTCCAGGTGACGTTCCGGGCGGGGACGCTGGCCGCGTCGCAGCCCGCGCTGACGCTGGGGGACGCGCTGCTGAGCGTGGTGCT
- a CDS encoding acyl-CoA carboxylase subunit epsilon, producing the protein MHHHLRIVHGSPTEAELAAVTALIGALAHGGGHTPGHPRRRVRRADWDRRWRPHPAPHSWRAGAPGTPRGST; encoded by the coding sequence ATGCACCACCACCTGCGGATAGTCCACGGTTCACCCACGGAAGCGGAACTCGCCGCCGTCACCGCCCTCATCGGAGCCCTCGCCCACGGCGGCGGGCACACCCCCGGGCACCCCCGGCGCCGGGTCCGCCGCGCCGACTGGGACCGCCGGTGGCGCCCCCACCCCGCCCCGCACTCCTGGCGCGCCGGCGCGCCGGGGACGCCCCGCGGCAGTACCTGA
- a CDS encoding type III polyketide synthase, translating into MATLCRPAVSVPEHVITMEETLELARTIHADHPQLPLALRLMENTGVRKRHILRPIEETLRHPGFEERNTVYEEEAKARVPAVILRALEDAELRPADIDVIIYVSCTGFMMPSLTAWLINTMGFRSDTRQVPIAQLGCAAGGAAINRAHDFCSAYPDANALIVACEFCSLCYQPTDLGVGNLLSNGLFGDGIAAAVMRGSGGTGVELERNGSYLVPETVDWIAYDVRATGFHFKLDKRVPGTMEPLAPALKELAGQHGWDASDLDFYIIHAGGPRILDDLSTFLGVPSEAFRFSRATLTEYGNIASAVVLDALRRMFDEGGAPEAARGLLAGFGPGITAEMSLGRWTTSASSPAAASARGSAATAVTPRAFVDAYADTEEPGRAG; encoded by the coding sequence ATGGCCACGTTGTGCAGACCCGCGGTGTCCGTCCCCGAGCACGTGATCACCATGGAGGAGACGCTCGAGCTGGCCCGGACGATCCACGCGGACCACCCCCAGCTCCCCCTCGCCCTCCGGCTGATGGAGAACACCGGGGTCCGCAAGCGGCACATCCTCCGGCCCATCGAGGAGACGTTGAGGCACCCCGGCTTCGAGGAGCGCAACACCGTCTACGAGGAGGAGGCGAAGGCGCGGGTGCCCGCCGTGATACTGCGCGCCCTGGAGGACGCGGAGCTGCGCCCCGCCGACATCGACGTGATCATCTACGTGTCGTGCACGGGCTTCATGATGCCGTCGCTCACGGCGTGGCTGATCAACACCATGGGCTTCCGCAGCGACACCCGCCAGGTGCCCATCGCCCAGCTGGGCTGCGCGGCGGGCGGCGCGGCGATCAACCGCGCCCACGACTTCTGCAGCGCGTACCCGGACGCGAACGCGCTGATCGTGGCGTGCGAGTTCTGCTCGCTCTGCTACCAGCCCACCGACCTCGGTGTCGGGAACCTGCTGTCCAACGGGCTGTTCGGCGACGGGATCGCCGCCGCCGTCATGCGCGGCAGCGGCGGCACGGGCGTGGAGCTGGAGCGCAACGGTTCGTACCTGGTGCCGGAGACGGTCGACTGGATCGCCTACGACGTCCGGGCGACCGGGTTCCACTTCAAGCTGGACAAGCGGGTCCCGGGCACCATGGAACCGCTGGCCCCGGCGCTGAAGGAACTGGCGGGGCAGCACGGATGGGACGCCTCCGACCTGGACTTCTACATCATCCACGCCGGCGGGCCGCGCATCCTCGACGACCTGAGCACGTTCCTCGGGGTGCCTTCGGAGGCGTTCCGCTTCAGCCGCGCCACGCTCACCGAGTACGGCAACATCGCCAGCGCCGTCGTGCTGGACGCGCTGCGCCGGATGTTCGACGAGGGTGGGGCGCCGGAGGCCGCGCGGGGCCTGCTCGCCGGTTTCGGGCCGGGCATCACCGCGGAGATGTCCCTGGGCCGCTGGACGACGTCGGCCTCCTCCCCCGCCGCCGCCTCGGCGCGGGGGAGCGCGGCGACCGCCGTGACGCCGAGGGCGTTCGTCGACGCGTACGCGGACACCGAGGAGCCCGGCCGTGCTGGATGA
- a CDS encoding cytochrome P450: MPPVRHWPALDLSGVDFDPVLARLMDEGPVTRIKLPNGSGWAWLVTRYDDVRTVTNDPRFSRKLVVENDVTRLAPHFIPVDGAVGFEDPPDHTRLRRAVAPAFTTRGVERLRDRAREMLDELVEGVLRDGPPADFTQRLLGPFPLAVVCELMGVPAQDRPSMHEWTNLILSSAQGAERSQRAKEEMCAYFAEAMRGRRGTGGEDVIGLLSAAVEAGEITESESVGLALLVQIGGEAVTNNTGNMLFILLTRPDLMDRLRADREGRPRAIEELLRYIPHRSAVGLSRIALEDVTVSGVRIRAGDAVYVSYLAANRDPEVFPDPEHIDFDRAPNPHVAFGYGPHFCVGAMLARLESELLVDALADRFPGLRLAVPAQEVPFRRGALIRGPESMPVVWG; the protein is encoded by the coding sequence CTGCCGCCGGTGCGGCACTGGCCGGCGCTCGACCTGTCCGGGGTGGACTTCGACCCGGTGCTGGCCCGGCTGATGGACGAGGGGCCGGTCACCCGCATCAAGCTGCCGAACGGGTCCGGCTGGGCCTGGCTGGTGACGCGGTACGACGACGTGCGGACGGTGACGAACGACCCCCGGTTCAGCCGGAAGCTGGTCGTGGAGAACGACGTCACCCGGCTGGCGCCGCACTTCATCCCCGTCGACGGGGCGGTCGGGTTCGAGGACCCGCCGGACCACACCCGGCTGCGCCGCGCGGTGGCGCCCGCGTTCACCACGCGGGGTGTGGAGCGGCTGCGCGACCGGGCCCGGGAGATGCTCGACGAGCTGGTCGAGGGCGTCCTGCGGGACGGGCCGCCGGCCGACTTCACGCAGCGGCTGCTCGGGCCGTTCCCGCTGGCCGTCGTGTGCGAGCTGATGGGTGTGCCGGCCCAGGACCGGCCGAGCATGCACGAGTGGACCAACCTCATCCTGTCGTCGGCGCAGGGCGCGGAGCGCAGCCAGCGCGCCAAGGAGGAGATGTGCGCCTACTTCGCCGAGGCGATGCGCGGGCGGCGCGGTACCGGCGGGGAGGACGTCATCGGGCTGCTGTCGGCCGCGGTGGAGGCCGGGGAGATCACCGAGTCGGAGTCGGTGGGCCTCGCGCTGCTCGTCCAGATCGGCGGCGAGGCGGTCACCAACAACACCGGGAACATGCTGTTCATCCTGCTGACCCGGCCGGACCTGATGGACCGGCTGCGCGCGGACCGGGAGGGCCGGCCGCGGGCGATCGAGGAGCTGCTGCGGTACATCCCGCACCGCAGCGCGGTCGGGCTGTCGCGGATCGCGCTGGAGGACGTGACGGTCTCCGGTGTGCGGATCCGCGCCGGTGACGCGGTGTACGTGTCGTACCTGGCGGCCAACCGCGACCCGGAGGTGTTCCCCGACCCGGAGCACATCGACTTCGACCGGGCGCCCAACCCGCACGTGGCGTTCGGGTACGGGCCGCACTTCTGCGTCGGCGCGATGCTGGCGCGGCTGGAGTCGGAGCTGCTGGTGGACGCGTTGGCGGACCGGTTCCCCGGGCTGCGCCTCGCGGTGCCGGCGCAGGAGGTCCCGTTCCGGCGCGGCGCGCTGATCCGGGGCCCGGAGTCGATGCCGGTGGTCTGGGGATGA
- a CDS encoding cupin domain-containing protein: MSAHAAPDGLLVPTGHGRTLTAPAHQVTFKVTGEHARAASSFEVVVPPGFDVGAHVHAHSEELFYLLEGELEVLAFEPRVRTRDDWRHWESPGGRRTVRAEPGTVIVVPPGCPHAFANRTDEPARMFFQASPPPDHERYFEELLEILDGGGPPDHAAIAALRARYDIEQLTPMRYGAPVR, translated from the coding sequence ATGAGCGCGCACGCCGCGCCGGACGGGCTGCTGGTGCCGACCGGGCACGGCCGGACGCTCACCGCGCCCGCCCACCAGGTCACGTTCAAGGTCACGGGCGAGCACGCGCGGGCCGCGTCGAGCTTCGAGGTGGTCGTGCCGCCGGGCTTCGACGTGGGCGCCCATGTGCACGCCCACAGCGAGGAGTTGTTCTACCTGCTGGAGGGCGAGCTGGAGGTGCTCGCCTTCGAACCGCGGGTGCGGACGCGGGACGACTGGCGCCACTGGGAGTCCCCGGGCGGGCGGCGGACGGTGCGGGCCGAGCCCGGCACGGTGATCGTGGTGCCGCCGGGCTGCCCGCACGCGTTCGCGAACCGCACGGACGAGCCGGCGAGGATGTTCTTCCAGGCGTCCCCTCCCCCGGACCACGAGCGGTACTTCGAGGAGCTGCTGGAGATCCTCGACGGGGGCGGTCCCCCGGACCACGCGGCGATCGCGGCGCTGCGCGCCCGGTACGACATCGAGCAGCTGACGCCGATGCGGTACGGGGCGCCGGTGCGGTGA
- a CDS encoding SPW repeat protein yields MTTHPTIEHHPDIAEMRARFERATSTPRGQALEALAFLTGVYLAASPWIAGFSGLTALAVCNLILGLAYALCMSGLGSAYERTHAMAWCAVAIGAFTILAPWLVAGNVDTTRSVWNNVLTGLVALLLGAAMALLTRATRARRGGRVPTP; encoded by the coding sequence ATGACCACTCACCCGACCATCGAGCACCACCCCGACATCGCCGAGATGCGCGCCCGGTTCGAACGGGCCACCAGCACCCCGCGCGGGCAGGCCCTGGAGGCGCTGGCCTTCCTCACCGGCGTGTACCTGGCGGCGTCGCCCTGGATAGCGGGATTCAGCGGGCTCACGGCACTCGCCGTGTGCAACCTGATCCTCGGCCTCGCCTACGCGCTGTGCATGAGCGGCCTCGGCTCGGCGTATGAGCGGACCCACGCCATGGCCTGGTGCGCCGTGGCCATCGGCGCGTTCACGATCCTCGCGCCGTGGCTCGTCGCCGGGAACGTCGACACCACCCGCAGCGTGTGGAACAACGTCCTCACCGGCCTGGTGGCCCTGCTCCTCGGAGCGGCCATGGCCCTCCTCACCCGCGCGACCCGCGCCCGCAGGGGAGGCAGGGTGCCCACCCCGTGA
- a CDS encoding subtilase-type protease inhibitor yields the protein MSHKRTSVRRTAVLGMITAAAMTALAPAATAAPERASTGASRLYAPNALVLTVAEGEKARTATPLRAVTLTCAPTPGGTHPAPEEACGELHAANGDFSVLRGEEGRACVKIYDPLVVTAEGVWEGKRVRYERTFGNSCLLQAEGGSVFSF from the coding sequence ATGTCGCACAAGCGGACATCCGTACGGCGCACCGCGGTCCTCGGGATGATCACCGCTGCGGCGATGACCGCGCTGGCACCGGCCGCCACCGCCGCCCCGGAACGGGCGAGCACCGGCGCCTCGCGGCTCTACGCACCGAACGCGCTGGTCCTCACCGTGGCGGAGGGCGAGAAGGCCAGGACGGCGACGCCGCTCCGCGCGGTCACCCTCACCTGCGCCCCGACGCCCGGCGGGACCCACCCCGCGCCCGAGGAGGCCTGCGGCGAGCTGCACGCGGCGAATGGCGACTTCTCCGTCTTGCGTGGTGAGGAGGGACGCGCCTGCGTCAAGATCTACGACCCGCTCGTGGTCACCGCCGAGGGCGTCTGGGAGGGCAAGCGCGTCAGGTACGAGCGCACGTTCGGCAACTCCTGCCTCCTCCAGGCCGAGGGCGGCAGCGTCTTCTCCTTCTGA
- a CDS encoding CATRA system-associated protein, with product MVDRRLIGGTMERDDLLRHRIVRVDREIDDDLANGVTTQLLRLAGEGPADITLYVDSGGGSVPAGMAIRDTMRYVPCDVSTVVGGLAAGMGQYLLSAGARGKRYAVPWARILLAEPWGRPQAGSEEAMERMLGKIAGEIAEDTGQTVGRIREDWGPDAWFTAEEARAYGLVDHVAALVGPRAGETVSLIRSCLSPEGGTNAPPGSCGVEPETRRMAMDVLEDIPAWRLRRGDWNAVGHGLEAMRRSLAAGDTAGLRRALADVEMAGPHRIVGLEDAALLPLPEECRERVDELVHALEPAAPADRAGGRTTSGGDGASSGAAG from the coding sequence GTGGTCGACCGGCGTCTGATCGGGGGAACAATGGAGCGCGACGACCTGCTTCGCCACCGGATCGTCCGGGTCGACCGGGAGATCGACGACGACCTCGCCAACGGCGTCACGACGCAACTGCTCCGGCTGGCGGGCGAGGGCCCGGCGGACATCACGCTGTACGTCGATTCCGGAGGCGGATCGGTTCCCGCGGGGATGGCCATCCGCGACACGATGCGGTACGTCCCGTGCGACGTGTCCACCGTCGTGGGCGGTCTCGCCGCGGGGATGGGGCAGTACCTGCTTTCCGCGGGAGCCCGGGGCAAGCGCTATGCCGTGCCGTGGGCGCGGATTCTCCTGGCCGAGCCGTGGGGCAGGCCGCAGGCCGGGAGCGAGGAAGCCATGGAGCGCATGCTCGGGAAGATCGCCGGGGAGATCGCCGAGGACACCGGGCAGACCGTCGGACGGATCCGCGAGGACTGGGGGCCGGACGCCTGGTTCACCGCCGAGGAGGCCCGCGCGTACGGCCTCGTCGACCACGTCGCCGCCCTGGTGGGACCGAGGGCCGGGGAGACCGTGTCGTTGATCCGGTCCTGCCTTTCCCCCGAAGGGGGGACGAACGCGCCCCCGGGCTCCTGCGGGGTGGAACCGGAGACACGGCGCATGGCCATGGACGTACTGGAGGACATCCCCGCCTGGAGGCTGCGGCGAGGGGACTGGAACGCGGTCGGGCACGGTCTGGAGGCCATGAGGCGCTCGCTCGCGGCCGGGGACACCGCCGGTCTGCGGCGGGCCCTGGCGGATGTGGAGATGGCGGGCCCCCACCGCATCGTCGGCTTGGAGGACGCCGCTCTGCTGCCGCTTCCCGAGGAGTGCCGGGAACGGGTCGACGAACTGGTCCACGCTTTGGAGCCGGCGGCCCCGGCGGACCGGGCGGGTGGGCGGACCACCTCCGGCGGCGACGGTGCGAGCAGCGGTGCTGCAGGCTGA
- a CDS encoding CATRA conflict system CASPASE/TPR repeat-associated protein — MLQAEALGVHLFALTGGAHREGALAVLAEVWGRCGTVLGMTDPVERTGVAMQPEGGWESFPGTAVTGTAGLLAARMRPGPGVWQAALRREHDVVCLSVMLAPAAEEGLGWGELDARWSAVLPAGQATEECLRGRGVLGVARLYLARLAEPGARPAPEPDRPLMAAVRARTPADPAAPDGWPYGGVTVSQGFAVWEVSAARDARLERRLVVVAAEDQDRELTAWAWTTRARGLPLLGKYLLHAARLRYQLYVWSAAGSAGRLRDAVDAAVTELLERTAAPYGPGREADLLRATRALVGLQARERGLVDRSTRSREMARTVEIAAANLAALGGPSPGGARPGGPFADDHALAEWFGRRLDDEATYLEAALRRCEQVGAFTDQLLQRAGQRRQETVNLGLTGAVGAVLMSLTAIQSLQYTVPLPGPVKPAAVTSLGALALLVSLVVLRVVSPERRWTAVLVGAGAAALGAALAWTAMSAAGVAGAGWTWTGGGTGAAAGLTVAGVVSRRGGRR, encoded by the coding sequence GTGCTGCAGGCTGAGGCCCTGGGCGTACACCTGTTCGCCCTCACTGGCGGAGCACACCGGGAAGGCGCCCTCGCCGTGCTGGCGGAGGTGTGGGGCAGGTGCGGCACCGTGCTGGGGATGACGGACCCGGTGGAGCGGACCGGGGTGGCGATGCAGCCGGAGGGTGGCTGGGAGTCGTTCCCCGGCACCGCTGTCACCGGGACGGCGGGACTGCTCGCGGCCAGGATGCGACCGGGACCGGGCGTGTGGCAGGCGGCCCTGCGACGGGAGCACGACGTGGTGTGCCTGTCGGTCATGCTGGCTCCGGCCGCCGAGGAGGGCCTGGGCTGGGGCGAGCTGGATGCGCGGTGGTCGGCAGTCCTGCCGGCCGGGCAGGCCACGGAGGAGTGTCTGCGGGGCAGGGGCGTACTGGGAGTGGCCAGGCTGTACCTCGCGCGGCTCGCCGAGCCGGGGGCCCGGCCCGCCCCGGAGCCCGACCGCCCACTGATGGCTGCGGTACGGGCCCGGACGCCGGCCGACCCCGCCGCGCCCGACGGCTGGCCGTACGGGGGCGTCACCGTCTCCCAGGGTTTCGCGGTGTGGGAGGTGTCCGCCGCCCGGGACGCGCGCCTGGAACGGCGGCTGGTCGTGGTCGCCGCCGAGGACCAGGACCGGGAGCTGACGGCCTGGGCCTGGACGACCCGGGCACGCGGGCTGCCGCTCCTGGGGAAGTACCTGTTGCACGCCGCCAGGCTCCGCTACCAGTTGTACGTGTGGTCCGCGGCCGGAAGCGCCGGGCGGTTGCGCGACGCCGTGGACGCGGCCGTCACCGAACTGCTGGAGCGGACCGCGGCCCCGTACGGCCCCGGCCGCGAGGCGGACCTGCTCCGGGCCACCCGCGCGCTGGTCGGCCTCCAGGCTCGGGAACGGGGCCTGGTCGACCGCTCGACCCGCAGCCGCGAGATGGCCCGCACCGTGGAGATCGCCGCTGCCAACCTCGCCGCCCTCGGCGGCCCTTCGCCCGGCGGTGCCCGTCCCGGTGGGCCGTTCGCCGACGACCACGCGCTGGCGGAGTGGTTCGGCAGGCGCCTGGACGACGAGGCCACTTATCTGGAGGCCGCGCTGCGCCGTTGCGAACAGGTCGGAGCCTTCACCGACCAGTTGCTCCAGCGCGCCGGGCAGCGCCGTCAGGAGACGGTCAACCTCGGTCTCACGGGGGCTGTCGGAGCGGTTCTGATGAGTCTCACCGCCATCCAGTCCCTGCAGTACACCGTCCCGCTGCCCGGCCCGGTCAAGCCTGCCGCCGTCACGTCCCTGGGCGCCCTCGCCCTGCTCGTCTCCCTCGTGGTGCTGCGCGTGGTGTCACCGGAGCGGCGCTGGACGGCGGTGCTGGTCGGGGCGGGAGCGGCGGCGCTGGGCGCGGCCCTCGCCTGGACGGCGATGTCCGCCGCGGGTGTCGCGGGGGCGGGCTGGACGTGGACGGGCGGGGGAACCGGAGCGGCCGCCGGGCTCACCGTCGCCGGCGTGGTGTCGCGCCGGGGCGGTCGAAGGTGA
- a CDS encoding CHAT domain-containing protein, whose product MAAHARFRDSGERRHLDTCIDLLGRAVSRSLPDGPGLTAFSNNLGVALFDRYKLGQKTAGSGPHSGDLDQALEHLLRAYRNSPPDSPTRARATSGLFHAYEARLARSEPLPGDLERRLPSFRSLRREVGRTPGVAVQVRLRAAYESGRSAADTRGPAAGYRDLATAVTLLPRALWGAREEMLEVLADHPGLASEAAACALDAGDTVRAVQLLEHGRAILWKQHTQARSPREELWERRPRSARLLDRLHVMLEPRIHVPAGSADSRVVSQDVRMEGLAGDGNPLVRAYHLLSSGLRGGAAGDPPLSRFEQQWERLSREAWSNDPAFTEPDYDAHLKPAADEGPIVYLNVSPWHCDAVIIRREHRKPVRLPLPDLTADACRDRAERYTAAMNELTGTEREEAVRDVLDWLWRTVAEPVLAALDLPSGSSRVWWVPTGPLTTLPLHAAAPRDASDGASLLGLAVSSYVPTMYRLVTARQSRDDPRGTPVHHRRLLLVTPDTGHLPATARTHARLRRLFPPYALTVLSGPEACHGRVGAALQEHAWVHFDCHAVQDPGDPLRSHLSLHDRPLTVSELADLPTARAEFGFLAACATAAGGTLVLDEWIHLTAALMHSEFQTVIGTLWPVPDGPTSRIAQDVYGRLSGGPGPSPFDPTKSAAALRDALVAERSRRPDHPSAWVSFVHYGV is encoded by the coding sequence ATGGCCGCGCATGCCCGTTTCAGGGACAGCGGCGAACGCCGTCACCTCGACACGTGCATCGACCTTCTCGGCCGGGCCGTCTCCCGTTCCCTGCCCGACGGTCCCGGCCTGACCGCCTTCTCGAACAATCTGGGGGTGGCCCTGTTCGACCGGTACAAGCTCGGACAGAAGACGGCCGGGTCCGGACCCCACTCCGGCGATCTCGACCAGGCTCTCGAACACCTCCTGCGTGCCTACCGGAACTCGCCGCCCGACAGCCCCACCCGCGCGCGGGCCACGAGCGGCCTCTTCCACGCCTACGAGGCCCGCCTGGCCCGGTCCGAGCCCCTGCCCGGTGATCTGGAACGCCGCCTGCCCTCCTTCAGGTCGCTGCGCCGGGAGGTGGGGCGCACCCCGGGTGTCGCCGTTCAGGTACGGCTGCGGGCGGCTTACGAGAGCGGGCGTTCGGCAGCCGACACGCGGGGGCCGGCAGCCGGCTACCGGGATCTGGCCACCGCCGTCACCCTGCTGCCCAGGGCGCTGTGGGGCGCGCGCGAGGAGATGCTGGAGGTGCTCGCCGACCATCCCGGGCTGGCCTCGGAGGCGGCGGCGTGCGCCCTCGACGCGGGGGACACCGTCCGCGCCGTGCAGCTCCTGGAGCACGGGCGCGCCATCCTGTGGAAGCAGCACACACAGGCCCGGTCGCCCCGCGAGGAACTGTGGGAGAGGCGGCCCCGGTCGGCCCGGCTGCTGGACCGGTTGCACGTCATGCTGGAGCCGCGGATCCACGTCCCCGCGGGCTCCGCGGACTCGCGCGTCGTCTCGCAGGACGTGCGGATGGAGGGGCTGGCCGGCGACGGCAACCCGCTCGTCCGCGCGTACCACCTGCTGAGCTCCGGCCTGCGCGGCGGGGCCGCGGGCGACCCCCCGCTCAGCCGCTTCGAGCAGCAGTGGGAGCGACTGTCCCGGGAGGCCTGGTCCAACGACCCCGCCTTCACGGAACCGGACTACGACGCCCACCTCAAGCCCGCCGCGGACGAGGGTCCCATCGTCTACCTCAACGTCAGCCCGTGGCACTGCGATGCGGTGATCATCCGCCGGGAGCACCGCAAGCCCGTGCGCCTCCCGCTCCCCGACCTGACCGCCGACGCCTGCCGCGACCGGGCCGAGCGCTACACGGCCGCGATGAACGAACTCACCGGCACCGAACGGGAAGAGGCCGTCCGGGACGTGCTGGACTGGCTCTGGCGCACCGTCGCGGAACCCGTACTGGCCGCCCTGGACCTGCCGTCCGGCTCCTCACGCGTCTGGTGGGTGCCCACCGGCCCCCTCACCACCCTGCCGCTGCACGCCGCCGCGCCCCGGGACGCGTCGGACGGCGCCTCCCTGCTCGGCCTGGCCGTCTCCTCCTACGTACCGACCATGTACCGCCTCGTCACGGCCCGGCAGTCCCGCGACGATCCACGTGGCACTCCCGTCCACCACCGCCGCCTCCTCCTCGTCACCCCGGACACCGGACACCTTCCGGCCACCGCCCGCACCCACGCACGGCTGCGGCGCCTCTTCCCCCCGTACGCCCTCACCGTCCTCTCCGGCCCCGAGGCATGCCACGGCCGGGTCGGTGCCGCGCTCCAGGAGCACGCCTGGGTTCATTTCGACTGCCACGCCGTACAGGACCCCGGCGACCCCCTCCGCAGCCATCTCTCCCTCCACGACCGCCCGCTGACCGTCTCCGAGCTGGCGGACCTCCCCACGGCGCGGGCGGAGTTCGGCTTCCTCGCCGCGTGTGCCACCGCCGCCGGCGGCACCCTCGTCCTCGACGAGTGGATCCACCTCACCGCCGCCCTGATGCACTCCGAGTTCCAGACCGTCATCGGCACCCTGTGGCCCGTTCCCGACGGTCCCACCTCACGCATTGCCCAGGACGTCTACGGCCGGCTGTCCGGCGGCCCCGGCCCGTCCCCGTTCGACCCCACCAAGAGCGCCGCCGCCCTTCGCGACGCCCTCGTCGCGGAACGCTCCCGCCGCCCCGACCACCCCAGCGCCTGGGTCTCCTTCGTGCACTACGGCGTCTGA
- a CDS encoding HAD family hydrolase: MNRAAVFDVDGTLADTNHLHVVTWWEAFRQAGHRVPMHAVHRAVGLGAEDLVEHLLDPGRDRGGDAAISAAHKTLYGTYADRLPAFPEAGRLLRTLAGRGWTVVLATSAGGAELAALRRAIDADDAVTAVASAGDTEHGKPAPDPVRHALELAGAPADRSVFVGDTVWDMEAGSRAGVTCVGLLCGGIPRADLTDAGAAALYDDPADLLARLESSPFGGGPA; the protein is encoded by the coding sequence ATGAACCGCGCTGCCGTGTTCGACGTGGACGGCACCCTCGCCGACACCAACCACCTCCACGTCGTCACCTGGTGGGAGGCGTTCCGGCAGGCCGGCCACCGGGTGCCGATGCACGCCGTGCACCGGGCCGTCGGACTGGGCGCCGAGGACCTCGTGGAGCACCTCCTCGACCCCGGCCGGGACCGCGGCGGGGACGCCGCGATCAGCGCCGCCCACAAGACCCTGTACGGCACCTACGCCGACCGCCTGCCCGCGTTCCCCGAGGCGGGCAGGTTGCTGAGGACCCTCGCCGGGCGGGGGTGGACCGTCGTCCTGGCCACGTCCGCCGGGGGCGCCGAACTCGCCGCGCTGCGCCGCGCCATCGACGCGGACGACGCCGTCACCGCCGTCGCCAGTGCCGGCGACACCGAGCACGGCAAGCCCGCCCCGGACCCGGTGCGGCACGCGCTGGAACTGGCCGGCGCGCCGGCCGACCGGTCCGTGTTCGTCGGGGACACCGTCTGGGACATGGAGGCCGGGAGCCGCGCCGGAGTGACCTGCGTGGGCCTCCTGTGCGGCGGCATCCCCCGCGCGGACCTCACCGACGCGGGGGCGGCCGCCCTGTACGACGACCCCGCCGACCTGCTCGCCCGCCTGGAGAGCAGTCCCTTCGGCGGGGGCCCCGCCTGA
- a CDS encoding DUF6766 family protein — translation MNRLLRFARDSGLSLAFGTGFLITLCCQAVAGRARYDEEMRALGAEPVGLARYLASADFAVAVTENWQSEYLQFFLYLFGTVWLLQRGSPESKEMHKAGTESDEEQRTGRHATPDSPRWAGADGLRRALYSRSLGIWMCAVFLGSWYVQSLSGAAAHGEERLRELRDPLPWSAYLASSDFWGRTLQNWQSELLAIGSMAIFSVYLRQRGSPESKPVGAPHGATGVEG, via the coding sequence GTGAACCGCCTCCTCCGCTTCGCCCGGGACAGCGGCCTCTCCCTCGCCTTCGGGACGGGGTTCCTGATCACCCTCTGCTGCCAGGCGGTCGCCGGGCGGGCGCGGTACGACGAGGAGATGCGCGCCCTCGGCGCCGAACCCGTCGGCCTCGCCCGCTACCTCGCGTCGGCCGACTTCGCCGTCGCCGTCACCGAGAACTGGCAGTCCGAGTACCTGCAGTTCTTCCTCTACCTCTTCGGCACGGTGTGGCTGCTCCAGCGCGGCTCCCCGGAGTCCAAGGAGATGCACAAGGCCGGGACCGAGTCCGACGAGGAGCAGCGCACGGGCCGCCACGCCACCCCCGACTCCCCGCGCTGGGCGGGCGCGGACGGCCTGCGCCGGGCCCTGTACTCGCGCTCCCTCGGCATCTGGATGTGCGCCGTCTTCCTCGGCTCCTGGTACGTCCAGTCCCTGAGCGGCGCCGCCGCCCACGGCGAGGAGAGGCTGCGCGAACTGCGGGACCCGCTGCCCTGGTCCGCGTACCTCGCCTCCTCCGACTTCTGGGGCCGCACCCTGCAGAACTGGCAGTCGGAACTCCTCGCCATCGGCTCCATGGCGATCTTCTCCGTCTACCTGCGGCAGCGCGGCTCCCCGGAGTCGAAGCCGGTCGGCGCCCCCCACGGCGCGACGGGCGTCGAGGGCTGA